The genome window GAACGATCACACAACTGCGCACAATTGCACAGGGCGGCGCCGGCGTGCCAGGATGGTGGAGCGCGCCCGTACAAGATGGGGCCTTTACCTCAACCATCGCTTCGATCAATTTCAGGCGATCGAGTTTTCGCCGTTGATCGTCGTAGAGCCTGCCCAACAGCTCGTAGGCCAATCCTGAAGGTCTGCCTTTGAGCGACAGTTTTCTGATCACCATTTCCTGATCGGCAACGCGGTGCGCCGCTTTCACGATATGGCAGCGTGCCAGCTTCAGGTCTTTCGGGCGGAATCGTGTGGAAACCATAGGCTTTGCTCCCCTGTCTCAGCTCGCCGCGTTCCAGCGATTAGCGAAAGTCTTCGGCCTTGAGCGTGAAGTTGTTGCCGCGTCGATGCTGATAAGCTCTCGATGCGGCTTCCTGAATGGAAGCGCGCGCAGCATCGAAGGCATTCAGGTATTCGGCTTCGGAAGAATTCCGGGTGATCGCACCGCCGAGTGCTGCTTCTTCGACCAGAAACCTCACCTCGAACATACCATCATATCCGGTGAAACGGACAGCTTTTCTCGCTTCGTCGAAACTCCGACTTCTGTTGGGAAAGATAAGTGCCATTGCGGTTGATCCTTGGAAGTGAGTGCGGCCGGCTGTTCTCAGTGGATGGTCTCGACGATGACCCGGTTATCAAGCAAAGCTTGTGATCTCTTGATCAAGTGCACCGTGCCGGTGATGACCTCGTCGGAATGAAGAGGGTCGGCGCGGGAAATTTCGTCGGTCATGTCCCGCAGAACCCGGTTAATTTCCACGAGAGGCGGCACGAATTCCACCAATCCGCCGGCGGCCAGCCCGTGGCTCAGACGCGCGATCGCCGCCCTCAGG of Rhizobium sp. BT04 contains these proteins:
- a CDS encoding DUF1488 domain-containing protein, giving the protein MALIFPNRSRSFDEARKAVRFTGYDGMFEVRFLVEEAALGGAITRNSSEAEYLNAFDAARASIQEAASRAYQHRRGNNFTLKAEDFR